Below is a genomic region from Raphanus sativus cultivar WK10039 chromosome 4, ASM80110v3, whole genome shotgun sequence.
AGGATAAGGAGAGAGAAGCGAGGTGTGGAGAGTGGTTGAAAGGACGGTGGCGAGAAGTCAACGGATTAAGGAGGAAAGCAGAGGCAGAAGATGTAGCAGCAGCCATGGTTTGGATCTTTCGTCCTTGCTTTCCCAAAATTGTATCACACAAAAGATAAGTAAAGAGAGAtgcttctctctttctcctttgAAGAGTCGCTCTACTGTAGCTATGAGAACGACGTCGCTTTGgtaaaaaacagagtaaaagaagagactttaaaataaagttttgtGTTTTGTCTTACTCTGATTCTCACCAACCTACTAGTCGAGGTAATTGTGTGGAGCAcatgctcttcttcttcatcatccatCCCTACCAAACCCCGAAAGGTCAAGTTCtaatcttttgttttgttgtctGTGTTGCTGTTAAAAACTTATTACAAACTTTTCGATAACAGAGAAAAGTATCAAACTTTATGTGTATTAATGTTACTGAAAGAGACGATTCCTTGTTTTTGTAGTCATCTCTGTGATTGTTCTGTTCCATTAGATCTCTTCACTAGTTGTCTCTGATTACTAGTTTTCTATTATAAGCAATTAATTGTAATTGTTGATTGGCTCTACCTGCAGGTTAGAATGTCTATGGAGGAGAATAACCTTATAGAAATCTTGGAGGAAGGTCACAAAGTGGACATAGTCAAGTACATTGACTACGTGAGCGCCCCTCAAGCCGGCGCCATAGCAACGTTCTCAGGCACTACAAGAGACACGTTCGAAGGGAAAACAGTTTTGGAGCTAAGGTACGAAGCATACAAACCAATGGCCACAAGATACCTCAGCTATATATGTGGAGACGCTAGATCGAACTGGGACGTACACAAGATCGCTGTGGCGCACCGTCTGGGACCGGTTCCTGTCGGGGAGACCAGCGTGTTCGTGGCTGTCTCGTCAGTTCACCGTGGGGATGGTTTGGACGCTTGCAAGTTCTTGATCGACGAGCTGAAGGCGTCGGTTCCGATATGGAAGAAAGAGGTGTATGTTAATGGGGAGGTTTGGAAGGAGAACTCTGAGTTTATGGAGAAGAGGTTGGAGCTTGCTGAGAAGAGGCTGGAGAGTGGGGAGAgtttggtgaagaagaagagacatgtggttggagaagaaaaaaaaagaagttgctgtggaagtaaagttagagtacaagaagatgaagagtgatgtttgttttttgtttttttttatgttttctctcAATAAACAAAAGGTGTTACAAAAACACATTGTTGAATCTAAAGACTTCAATTCCAGTTTAGTCGCAATGGTCTTAGAGGAAGATCTCTATGTCGTGTGATCCAGATGCAATTAGAGTCCCGGATGGGGTTGAACTTCATGGTGTAGACAGCGCTTGGATGTCCAGTTAGCAGCATAATAGGTGCTTCCAAGCTTGTAGTCCGTTGCTTAGCAGCAGGTAGTACTTGGAGAGCAGCGTGTGGGAGGAGAGTGGACAAATCCATAGGCCTGGGACCTGAGAAAGCCTTCTCATTCTCTCTTGGCCTGATCTGTATAAAACATTTAATAGACGACCCTTATATTGCTCAAGTAATGCTATAATGGTCCACATACTATTCTTTTTATCAGAATACCCCGCCATCACCTAACGTGGATTTTTCTCAAGTCTTTCATTAACAATTTGTTTACACGTAAGAGGTGAATCAAATACGTTTCATGTTACGAAGATGATTGCGAAAGTACAACCAAACACAGCAAATAACGACAAATGATTTATGGTTAATTTCTGATTTGTTTTCACAAAACACTGTTGTTAGTCACAAGATTGCCATAATCCATATGgagtataaaataatattaacattgGAACATATTAGCAAATGACTGTTCCTTTCACACCGGACATGAATTTCTGTCTTTGACTCAAAACGAACGAAAGAGGAACATATCACTTTCCCCTCTCCTCCTCTACTTCTTCTTCACCGGCGTTCATGGACGGTGGCACGGGTCAACCACCTGCTGATCATGATACCGAGATGCTGGAATCTACAGGCTCTTCTGCGGCTCCATTAATATCTCAAGTGGCGGCGGGGATAGAGAATATTCCGGCGACTCTTAGCCACGGAGGGAGG
It encodes:
- the LOC108854214 gene encoding molybdopterin synthase catalytic subunit, with protein sequence MSMEENNLIEILEEGHKVDIVKYIDYVSAPQAGAIATFSGTTRDTFEGKTVLELRYEAYKPMATRYLSYICGDARSNWDVHKIAVAHRLGPVPVGETSVFVAVSSVHRGDGLDACKFLIDELKASVPIWKKEVYVNGEVWKENSEFMEKRLELAEKRLESGESLVKKKRHVVGEEKKRSCCGSKVRVQEDEE